A DNA window from Rhineura floridana isolate rRhiFlo1 chromosome 11, rRhiFlo1.hap2, whole genome shotgun sequence contains the following coding sequences:
- the LOC133367860 gene encoding olfactory receptor 6N1-like — MDLSNHTTVSEFIITGFPNLEKSRVPIFLIVLIVYTLTVTGNMVIVFITRYEISLRTPMYFFLGNFSLLEICFISVTAPTILVDLIREKNVVSFNNCLAQIYFFHAIGGIECLLLAVMAYDRYVAVRSPLRYNTIMNSVVYGHLATWSWVTGLVLPLIPVILISRLNYCGSNVVDHFFCDILPLLRLVCNRTQLNEMMSFFICSVLLVGSFILTVASYAAIMITVLGIRSSDGRKKAFSTFASHLTVVGIYYGTMMFIYVRPTRNLSFNMDQVVAVFYCLVTPLLNPIIYSLRNKEVKEALKKVLCRKWEELN; from the coding sequence ATGGATCTCTCCAACCATACGACGGTGAGTGAATTTATTATCACAGGATTCCCCAACCTGGAAAAGAGCAGAGTTCCAATATTCCTCATAGTGTTGATCGTGTACACACTAACAGTGACAGGAAATATGGTTATAGTCTTCATCACCAGGTATGAAATCTCTCTTCGCACCCCCATGTACTTCTTCCTGGGCAATTTTTCCTTGCTGGAGATCTGTTTTATCTCAGTCACAGCCCCAACAATACTGGTTGACCTCATTAGAGAAAAGAATGTTGTGTCCTTCAATAACTGCCTTGCCCAAATCTATTTCTTCCATGCTATTGGTGGTATTGAGTGCCTCCTTTTGGCTGTCATGGCATATGATAGATATGTGGCTGTGCGTTCTCCTCTAAGGTACAACACCATTATGAACAGTGTTGTCTATGGTCACCTCGCTACCTGGTCCTGGGTCACTGGCTTGGTTCTGCCATTAATCCCAGTAATTCTCATATCTCGGCTCAACTACTGTGGGAGTAATGTGGTGGATCACTTCTTCTGTGACATCTTGCCATTGCTGAGGCTGGTTTGCAATAGAACCCAGCTCAATGAGATGATGAGTTTCTTCATCTGCTCTGTTCTCCTTGTTGGCTCATTCATACTAACTGTGGCTTCTTATGCTGCCATCATGATCACTGTTCTGGGCATTCGTTCTTCAGATGGACGCAAAAAGGCCTTCTCCACTTTTGCCTCCCATTTGACAGTGGTTGGTATCTATTATGGAACAATGATGTTCATCTATGTCAGGCCCACCCGAAACCTCTCCTTCAACATGGACCAGGTGGTGGCTGTCTTCTACTGCCTGGTCACTCCACTCCTGAATCCCATCATATACAGTCTCAGGAACAAGGAAGTGAAAGAAGCCCTCAAAAAAGTGCTCTGTAGAAAATGGGAAGAACTGAATTGA
- the LOC133367862 gene encoding olfactory receptor 5A1-like, with protein MANLTVVTVFTLEGISTDPQLQSLLFVMFLLIYFITLVANLTIILVIVVNPHLSAPMYFFLSHLSFVDICYSSVTVPKMLENFVAEQKTISANGCITQVFFIMMLACTEVLILSAMAYDQYAAICLPLHYLDIMNKQICKKMVGGAWAVGFLHALTNTLPLLTVHFCGPNTVSNYSCELPPLLILSCSNVLVNEVVLLVSLVMFFLSAFILTLVSYVHIISTIFKIPSTEDKSKTFSTCSSHLLVVCLFYITGIFRYMKPTTESSLDLDKVISIQYSILTPMLNPIIYSLKNNEVKMALRKIMYKFKV; from the coding sequence ATGGCAAACCTCACTGTAGTGACAGTGTTTACTCTTGAAGGAATTTCTACTGACCCACAACTGCAGAGTTTACTGTTTGTGatgtttttacttatttatttcattactcTGGTTGCAAACTTGACTATTATTCTTGTTATTGTGGTTAATCCTCACCTTAGTGCCCCAATGTACTTCTTCCTTTCTCACTTATCTTTTGTGGATATCTGCTATTCCTCAGTCACTGTCCcaaagatgctggagaattttgtaGCAGAGCAGAAGACCATTTCTGCCAATGGGTGCATCACTCAGGTGTTTTTCATTATGATGTTGGCATGCACTGAAGTTTTAATCCTATCAGCAATGGCCTATGACCAATATGCTGCTATATGTCTCCCACTGCATTATCTAGACATCATGAACAAACAAATATGCAAGAAGATGGTAGGGGGTGCCTGGGCAGTTGGCTTTCTTCATGCCCTAACTAATACTCTTCCCTTATTAACAGTACACTTCTGCGGGCCAAACACAGTGAGCAATTACAGTTGTGAACTTCCTCCCCTGTTGATTTTGTCCTGCTCCAATGTTTTAGTGAATGAGGTGGTACTGCTAGTTTCTCTTGTGATGTTTTTCTTGAGTGCCTTTATTCTCACCTTGGTCTCCTATGTTCACATAATCTCGACCATCTTCAAAATACCTTCCACAGAGGACAAAAGCAAAACTTTCTCCACCTGCAGTTCTCATCTCCTTGTTGTTTGCTTATTCTACATAACAGGCATTTTTCGGTACATGAAACCTACCACAGAATCCTCATTAGACTTGGACAAAGTCATCTCCATCCAGTACAGCATCTTAACCCCCATGTTAAATCCCATCATTTACAGTCTGAAAAATAACGAGGTGAAGATGGCACTTAGGAAAATAATGTATAAGTTTAAAGTGTGA